From Deltaproteobacteria bacterium, the proteins below share one genomic window:
- the leuC gene encoding 3-isopropylmalate dehydratase large subunit gives MAAKTMFEKIWESHVVRTEPDGTALLYIDRHLVHEVTSPQAFEGLQLAGRKPRRIHAAIAVPDHNVPTIDRDKPIADAVAAKQVETLRDNCKETGIPLFDMNDIRQGIVHIIGPEQGFTLPGTTIVCGDSHTATHGAFGALAFGIGTSEVEHVLATQCLLQRPAKTMEVRVEGKPPDRCTAKDIILAVIGKIGTAGGTGYVIEYTGSAIRELSMEGRMTLCNMSIEGGARAGMVAPDEKTFAYLKDRPFGPKGEMFDRAVAAWKQLVSDPSAEFDQVVTLQAADIIPQVTWGTSPGMVTDINGKVPNPKDMPTPALREATERALAYMGLQADTLIKDIKIDRVFIGSCTNGRIEDIRIAAQFAKGKKVAATVKAMVVPGSGLVKKQAEKEGLDKILTEAGFEWREPGCSMCLAMNDDTLQPGERCASTSNRNFEGRQGKGGRTHLVSPAMATAAAIAGHFVDIRTWS, from the coding sequence ATGGCTGCCAAGACCATGTTCGAAAAGATCTGGGAGTCGCACGTCGTTCGCACGGAACCAGACGGCACCGCCCTCCTCTATATTGACCGTCATCTGGTCCACGAAGTGACTTCCCCACAGGCATTTGAAGGCTTGCAACTTGCTGGACGCAAACCCCGTCGTATCCATGCGGCCATTGCTGTCCCTGATCATAACGTCCCTACCATCGACCGTGATAAGCCGATCGCTGATGCCGTCGCCGCCAAACAAGTTGAGACATTGCGCGATAATTGCAAAGAAACTGGCATTCCGTTGTTCGACATGAACGATATTCGCCAAGGCATCGTGCATATCATCGGTCCCGAGCAAGGGTTCACACTGCCAGGCACGACCATTGTCTGTGGTGACTCACACACGGCCACGCATGGTGCGTTCGGTGCGCTTGCCTTTGGGATTGGTACCAGTGAAGTCGAGCACGTGCTGGCAACGCAATGCCTCCTGCAACGGCCAGCCAAAACCATGGAAGTGCGCGTCGAAGGTAAACCCCCGGACCGCTGCACGGCAAAAGATATTATTCTTGCGGTCATCGGCAAGATCGGCACGGCTGGCGGCACTGGCTATGTCATTGAATATACAGGTTCAGCAATTCGTGAGTTATCGATGGAAGGCCGCATGACGTTGTGCAACATGTCGATCGAGGGGGGAGCGCGGGCTGGCATGGTCGCGCCAGATGAGAAGACGTTTGCGTATCTCAAGGACCGTCCTTTCGGTCCCAAAGGGGAAATGTTCGATCGCGCCGTCGCTGCCTGGAAACAACTCGTGAGTGACCCGAGCGCAGAATTCGACCAAGTTGTGACTTTGCAAGCAGCAGATATCATTCCGCAAGTGACGTGGGGAACCAGTCCCGGCATGGTCACCGACATCAATGGCAAAGTGCCAAATCCAAAGGACATGCCTACTCCGGCACTACGCGAGGCAACCGAACGCGCGTTAGCGTATATGGGCTTGCAAGCTGACACCCTGATCAAAGACATCAAAATTGACCGTGTCTTTATTGGTTCGTGTACCAATGGCCGCATTGAGGATATTCGCATCGCCGCGCAATTTGCCAAGGGCAAGAAAGTAGCCGCTACAGTCAAAGCGATGGTCGTTCCTGGCTCTGGTCTGGTGAAAAAACAAGCTGAAAAAGAAGGGCTCGATAAGATTCTCACAGAAGCTGGGTTCGAGTGGCGCGAGCCAGGATGCTCAATGTGTCTGGCGATGAACGACGATACCCTCCAACCAGGCGAGCGTTGTGCGTCGACCAGCAATCGTAATTTTGAAGGACGCCAAGGCAAAGGCGGACGCACACATTTAGTGTCACCAGCAATGGCCACGGCTGCCGCGATCGCCGGGCATTTTGTTGATATTCGGACGTGGAGTTGA
- the leuD gene encoding 3-isopropylmalate dehydratase small subunit, with translation MDAFTKLKGLVAPLDRVNVDTDQIIPKQYLKTIKRSGLREGLFSDWRYGTDGKGDRTFVLNQDRYQGASVLLARDNFGCGSSREHAPWALMDYGFRCLIAPSYADIFFNNCFKNGMLPIVLKSDEVSQIFQEVEAQPGYQVTVDLAAQAVTTPSGKSFRFEIDEFRKECLLKGLDEIGLTLQHEKEITAYEQRRKQEAPWLFTDL, from the coding sequence ATGGACGCATTCACTAAACTCAAAGGCCTCGTCGCCCCGCTCGACCGGGTCAATGTTGATACCGACCAAATTATTCCCAAGCAATATCTGAAAACGATTAAACGTTCTGGTCTGCGTGAAGGCTTGTTTTCTGACTGGCGCTACGGCACCGATGGCAAGGGCGATCGCACCTTTGTCCTCAATCAGGACCGTTATCAAGGCGCCAGCGTTTTGTTGGCGCGTGATAACTTTGGGTGTGGCTCGTCGCGCGAACACGCGCCGTGGGCGCTGATGGATTATGGCTTCCGTTGCCTCATTGCCCCAAGCTATGCCGACATCTTTTTTAACAACTGTTTCAAAAACGGCATGTTACCGATCGTGCTGAAAAGCGACGAAGTCTCGCAGATCTTTCAAGAAGTTGAAGCTCAGCCGGGCTATCAAGTCACGGTCGATCTCGCTGCACAGGCGGTGACGACTCCATCTGGAAAGTCTTTCCGTTTTGAGATTGATGAATTTCGCAAAGAATGCCTCCTCAAAGGGCTCGACGAAATTGGCTTGACACTCCAGCATGAAAAAGAGATCACGGCTTACGAGCAACGACGGAAGCAAGAAGCGCCGTGGTTGTTCACGGACCTTTAG
- a CDS encoding LLM class F420-dependent oxidoreductase: MKFGVVIRNMGPQSTRETIAACARAVEDCGFDAAFVVDHLTIPPDQTEGSGGRYLDPLTTLGYLAGITQKIRLGISVLVIPYRPALLIAKQLATLQELSGERIILGAGVGWMREEFAILGVDPRKRGALTDEALQILHNLFANDVNSYDGKLVKFPPFVFAPRPARPPIWIGGSGPKALERTLRFGEAYYPIGLKPDEITHLSSYFREEAQKLNRPTPEIIVGGMIREGEGGSASMIDRISAYRDAGASYYVLGLGRYPDADTFRRGIERFAKDVIPKISG; encoded by the coding sequence ATGAAATTCGGCGTTGTCATCCGTAACATGGGACCGCAGTCAACTCGCGAGACAATCGCCGCGTGTGCGCGTGCGGTGGAAGATTGCGGCTTTGATGCGGCGTTCGTAGTCGATCACCTCACTATTCCGCCAGATCAGACTGAAGGTTCAGGCGGACGCTATCTCGATCCGCTGACAACCTTGGGCTACCTCGCTGGTATCACGCAAAAGATTCGCCTTGGCATCTCTGTCCTCGTTATTCCGTACCGACCTGCGTTGTTGATCGCTAAGCAGCTCGCCACGTTGCAAGAGTTATCCGGAGAACGGATCATTCTTGGTGCCGGTGTCGGTTGGATGCGCGAAGAGTTTGCTATTCTCGGTGTCGACCCTCGCAAACGTGGCGCACTCACCGACGAAGCACTGCAAATTCTGCACAATCTGTTCGCTAATGATGTCAATTCATACGATGGCAAACTAGTGAAGTTTCCACCATTTGTCTTTGCACCACGTCCAGCTCGTCCACCAATCTGGATCGGCGGCAGTGGCCCCAAAGCCTTAGAGCGTACCCTGCGATTCGGTGAAGCGTATTATCCGATCGGCTTGAAACCTGATGAAATCACACACCTGAGTTCCTATTTCCGTGAAGAAGCGCAGAAGCTGAACCGTCCGACTCCAGAGATTATTGTCGGCGGTATGATCCGCGAAGGTGAAGGTGGCAGCGCAAGTATGATCGACCGCATCTCGGCGTATCGTGACGCCGGGGCGAGTTACTATGTGTTAGGTCTTGGTCGCTATCCTGATGCTGATACGTTCCGCCGTGGGATTGAGCGGTTTGCGAAGGATGTCATACCGAAGATCTCAGGGTAG
- a CDS encoding DUF1329 domain-containing protein, producing MPILIIICLIAIFTQSVAWGEQPATKTWRLVSELTAEENKLFDPRSDTPRDSQFPNLPAERYPFEPPFTAEEMGYRAMEYSHSPRWSCNLIDVTGALTAEGFLRTSKMYSPIFYVPNASGQYGLHGELYGTAPGGATRKITGQNIFPPEDLGNQMVLIQYRAGGNAAARWDMYAYSPALRRVRRQPQPRRGDKLAQGAESFDDIFGRDPWEFSWRLLGVDTLSQTVRFPNTRPTVTLADADGTLHDIPTDKIRVMGDDYPFYTANGGIECWVVESRAKDEWLPNYYAPRIIYWLDKHYFYPLRIEQFDNEGNLIFVETRIAKHHNKEMGDKGYGILFNHYWDVTLDYMRYSVHDAHETRQWSEKDRDVFFNPGVLPRVWFFAPLKSQSEVLTPEQYFLRPTLDRDKFPAARKIALTPEIEAKYQAQETAGHLVFQE from the coding sequence ATGCCAATACTCATCATCATTTGTCTGATTGCCATCTTCACGCAGAGCGTAGCGTGGGGAGAGCAACCTGCCACAAAAACCTGGCGTCTCGTGAGCGAACTCACCGCTGAAGAAAACAAACTCTTCGACCCGCGCAGCGACACACCCCGCGATTCGCAGTTTCCGAATCTCCCCGCTGAACGCTATCCATTTGAACCGCCCTTCACTGCTGAAGAGATGGGCTATCGGGCAATGGAATATAGCCATTCACCGCGGTGGTCATGCAATCTGATCGATGTGACTGGCGCTCTGACTGCCGAAGGTTTTCTGCGCACATCTAAAATGTACAGCCCGATTTTCTATGTCCCCAATGCTAGTGGCCAGTATGGATTGCACGGTGAGCTCTATGGTACTGCCCCTGGAGGTGCGACCCGAAAGATTACTGGGCAGAATATTTTCCCTCCTGAGGATCTTGGGAATCAGATGGTGCTGATCCAGTATCGTGCTGGAGGCAACGCTGCTGCACGGTGGGATATGTATGCGTACTCGCCCGCCCTGCGTCGTGTACGTCGACAACCCCAACCACGTCGTGGTGATAAACTCGCCCAAGGAGCGGAAAGCTTCGATGACATCTTTGGCCGTGACCCGTGGGAGTTCTCTTGGCGACTTCTCGGGGTTGACACGCTCTCTCAGACGGTGAGATTTCCTAACACGCGTCCAACCGTCACACTCGCAGATGCCGACGGAACCTTACATGATATCCCGACCGACAAGATCCGCGTGATGGGCGACGACTACCCGTTCTACACGGCAAACGGTGGAATCGAATGTTGGGTGGTAGAATCGCGCGCAAAAGATGAATGGCTACCTAATTACTATGCCCCTCGCATTATCTACTGGCTCGATAAACACTACTTCTATCCATTGCGCATCGAACAGTTCGATAACGAAGGAAATCTGATTTTTGTCGAAACTCGCATCGCCAAGCACCACAATAAAGAGATGGGCGACAAGGGCTACGGGATTTTGTTTAATCACTATTGGGATGTGACGTTAGATTACATGCGCTACAGCGTTCACGATGCCCATGAAACACGACAGTGGTCAGAGAAAGACCGTGACGTGTTCTTCAATCCAGGTGTGCTGCCGCGTGTGTGGTTCTTCGCTCCACTGAAGAGTCAGTCTGAGGTGCTCACACCAGAGCAATACTTCTTACGACCAACCTTAGATCGTGACAAATTCCCGGCGGCGCGGAAAATCGCGCTAACTCCGGAGATTGAAGCGAAGTATCAAGCGCAGGAAACGGCTGGTCACTTGGTGTTTCAGGAGTAA
- a CDS encoding glycerophosphodiester phosphodiesterase has product MAAPRWEGLSAYHLANVSATRYQISLITVCISSIVDGSSLNDKSMRTFFDGQKPRLFAHRGVSGEAPENTLVAFQRAVDLGIVYAELDMHATRDGHVVVCHDATLERTTNGHGQIRALSLAEVRTFDAGYHFSSDSGHTFPFRATEVRVPTLLEVLEQFPTLHFTIEIKQTDPPIEELVIAAVRAIGREQQVIVASEHDAVLARVRRHAPEIATNLGYAEVFEFIQRVAANQLADYHPPGHALQIPPSFQGIPLVTSQTVDAAHTFGCEMHAWTIDDPQEMDSLLDVGVDGIMSNFPARLLEVAGKRKGGNG; this is encoded by the coding sequence ATGGCTGCTCCCCGCTGGGAGGGATTGTCTGCGTACCATTTGGCGAACGTTTCCGCGACGAGGTACCAGATCTCTTTGATTACTGTTTGCATCTCTTCTATTGTGGACGGATCATCGCTCAATGACAAATCTATGCGTACCTTTTTCGATGGACAAAAGCCGCGCCTCTTCGCTCATCGCGGGGTGAGTGGGGAAGCTCCCGAGAATACGCTGGTTGCGTTTCAACGCGCAGTCGATCTGGGGATCGTGTATGCCGAACTCGATATGCACGCGACCCGTGATGGTCATGTGGTTGTGTGCCACGATGCGACACTCGAACGGACCACCAACGGTCACGGACAGATTCGTGCATTGTCTTTGGCTGAGGTCCGGACCTTCGACGCGGGCTATCATTTTTCTTCAGATAGCGGGCACACGTTTCCGTTTCGGGCTACTGAGGTGAGAGTCCCAACGCTGCTGGAGGTGTTGGAGCAATTTCCCACGCTTCACTTCACCATCGAAATCAAGCAAACTGATCCACCAATCGAAGAACTGGTCATAGCCGCCGTGCGTGCAATCGGTCGTGAACAGCAGGTGATCGTTGCTTCCGAACATGACGCAGTGTTGGCTCGGGTACGAAGACACGCCCCAGAAATCGCGACGAATCTAGGTTATGCTGAGGTCTTCGAATTCATCCAGCGAGTAGCAGCGAATCAGCTTGCTGACTATCACCCGCCGGGACACGCACTGCAGATTCCGCCATCATTTCAAGGCATCCCTCTTGTAACCTCACAAACGGTCGATGCTGCTCATACGTTTGGCTGTGAGATGCATGCCTGGACGATCGACGATCCGCAAGAAATGGACAGTCTGCTCGACGTCGGTGTAGATGGGATTATGTCGAATTTTCCGGCGCGATTGCTTGAGGTGGCTGGAAAAAGAAAAGGGGGAAATGGGTAA
- a CDS encoding YihY/virulence factor BrkB family protein, with the protein MQTVIKEIWYLVAETFAKWYADNPSQRGAAMAFYAIFAIAPLLVIAVALAGSIFGIHAPENQIVAALQDLVGRELASAIQVTIINASRPASGTLPTILGVLTLLIGALGVMGELHNTLNTIWHAKPQPGNRLLSWLKDQLFLLLMVVGLGFFLLLSLAASMASTVMSRSVSRFIRDSAPFWQWVDLIVSFGMLTSLVTIIYKVVPAVRIAWRDAWVGAIVTSALFTLGKWLIGWYLLHSTVTSAYGAAGSLIAILLWVYYSAQVCLIGAEFTWVYAHHYSSGIVPITASDSASPSESSRSK; encoded by the coding sequence ATGCAAACAGTAATCAAAGAGATCTGGTACCTCGTCGCGGAAACGTTCGCCAAATGGTACGCAGACAATCCCTCCCAGCGGGGAGCAGCCATGGCATTCTACGCGATTTTTGCCATTGCTCCACTGCTGGTGATTGCGGTCGCCCTTGCTGGGTCGATTTTTGGTATTCATGCTCCTGAGAATCAAATTGTCGCCGCACTGCAAGACCTTGTCGGACGAGAACTTGCCTCGGCGATTCAAGTCACGATCATCAATGCGAGTCGACCGGCTTCAGGTACACTGCCCACGATCCTTGGTGTTCTCACATTGTTGATCGGTGCACTTGGAGTGATGGGAGAACTCCACAACACGCTCAATACGATTTGGCATGCGAAACCACAACCAGGAAACCGCCTCCTGAGTTGGCTGAAGGACCAACTGTTTCTCCTCCTCATGGTCGTTGGATTAGGATTCTTCTTGTTGTTGTCACTCGCTGCCAGCATGGCCTCGACCGTTATGAGCCGATCGGTTTCTCGCTTCATTCGTGATAGTGCGCCGTTCTGGCAGTGGGTCGATTTGATTGTGTCGTTCGGAATGCTCACCTCACTTGTCACGATTATCTACAAAGTCGTTCCTGCGGTACGGATCGCGTGGCGCGATGCGTGGGTCGGCGCGATCGTCACGTCTGCGCTCTTTACCCTCGGGAAATGGCTGATCGGTTGGTATCTGCTACACAGTACCGTAACGTCAGCGTACGGCGCCGCCGGCTCACTGATTGCCATCTTGTTATGGGTCTACTACTCAGCGCAGGTCTGCCTCATCGGTGCCGAATTCACATGGGTGTACGCGCACCACTACAGCTCAGGCATCGTGCCGATCACCGCTTCTGATTCAGCATCTCCGTCCGAATCGTCACGATCGAAGTAA
- the nthB gene encoding nitrile hydratase subunit beta, with product MNGVHDMGGMTCFGPVVREKNEPLFHAPWERRVFAMTMLGMGRLDTLDAFRHAIERMDPAHYLESSYYEHWLAALETLALEQGVLTPGEIASGRTSTKGKSDQPPLPPEAVPVVVNGGAPTSRKTGRQKPRFKVGDRVTTKNLNPSGHTRLPRYVRGREGTIHIVHGTFVYPDTNAHGQGEKPQPLYCVRFEARGLWGPDAARRDHLYIDLWEDYLIPVASPQPTAKKQIMIKAAKSGAVQKATPVRKAAMKSAKHKSSRS from the coding sequence ATGAATGGTGTGCACGATATGGGAGGAATGACTTGTTTTGGGCCTGTCGTTCGCGAGAAAAATGAGCCGCTTTTTCATGCGCCATGGGAACGGCGGGTGTTTGCCATGACGATGCTGGGGATGGGACGCTTGGACACACTCGATGCCTTTCGTCACGCGATTGAACGCATGGACCCAGCTCATTACTTAGAATCTTCCTATTACGAACATTGGCTGGCAGCTCTGGAGACGCTTGCACTTGAACAGGGGGTGCTCACACCAGGGGAGATCGCTTCGGGTCGAACCTCAACCAAAGGCAAGAGCGATCAACCTCCACTTCCACCCGAGGCAGTTCCAGTCGTTGTAAACGGTGGAGCGCCAACGAGTCGCAAAACCGGACGCCAGAAACCACGCTTCAAAGTTGGCGACCGCGTTACGACCAAGAACCTCAATCCTTCTGGTCATACGCGCTTGCCACGCTATGTACGAGGCAGAGAAGGTACGATTCACATCGTTCACGGCACCTTTGTCTATCCAGACACCAATGCCCATGGTCAAGGAGAAAAACCACAGCCGTTGTACTGTGTCCGTTTTGAAGCACGTGGGCTGTGGGGACCAGACGCCGCCCGGCGCGATCACCTCTATATTGATTTGTGGGAAGATTACCTTATACCTGTTGCTTCACCACAACCAACAGCCAAGAAGCAAATAATGATAAAAGCAGCAAAATCAGGGGCCGTGCAGAAAGCCACGCCCGTACGTAAAGCAGCAATGAAATCTGCGAAGCATAAGTCTTCACGTTCCTAA
- the nthA gene encoding nitrile hydratase subunit alpha gives MSTKHQDHDHSHHNAGPDPRTVKHHTPAQTQALEERVRKIETLLVAKGLVNSATLDKMAETYEHDLGPMNGARVVARAWTDPAYKKRLLTNATAAINELGFSGLQGEHMVVVENTPKVHNVVTCTLCSCYPWPVLGLPPTWYKSAPYRSRIVIDPRSVLREFGTELDESVEIRVWDSSAEIRYMVLPERPKGTEKLSEEQLAKLVTRDTMIGTTKVGV, from the coding sequence ATGAGCACCAAACACCAAGATCACGATCATAGCCATCACAACGCCGGGCCCGATCCGCGCACGGTCAAACACCACACGCCCGCACAAACCCAAGCGTTAGAAGAACGCGTCCGCAAAATCGAAACGCTGCTTGTAGCAAAGGGGTTGGTCAACTCAGCCACACTCGACAAGATGGCGGAGACCTATGAACATGACTTAGGTCCCATGAATGGAGCAAGAGTTGTTGCTCGTGCCTGGACCGATCCTGCCTACAAGAAACGGCTGCTCACCAATGCCACCGCAGCAATCAACGAACTCGGCTTTAGTGGACTTCAAGGCGAACACATGGTCGTCGTCGAAAATACGCCTAAGGTCCACAACGTCGTCACCTGCACCTTGTGTTCATGTTATCCCTGGCCGGTGCTAGGTTTGCCACCAACTTGGTACAAAAGCGCGCCCTATCGTTCACGTATTGTGATTGACCCACGCAGTGTACTGCGAGAATTTGGCACTGAGCTTGATGAGTCAGTCGAGATTCGCGTGTGGGATAGTAGTGCAGAGATACGTTATATGGTGTTGCCAGAGCGCCCCAAAGGAACCGAGAAGCTAAGCGAAGAACAACTCGCGAAACTGGTAACACGAGATACAATGATAGGGACAACAAAGGTCGGAGTGTAG